A window from Zonotrichia albicollis isolate bZonAlb1 chromosome 8, bZonAlb1.hap1, whole genome shotgun sequence encodes these proteins:
- the LOC141729900 gene encoding uncharacterized protein LOC141729900 — protein MPRDTEAEQELSMESREDKCPRQNLVEAAVLSGSTAQEANGEEKPRRCRTRRGCKRSRRGSEGERASLGREGGRRRSQSSELVLHEQLHDGEKPHTCEECGKSFRWNSNLIVHQRIHTGEKPYECGECGKSFSQSSHLIRHQRTHTGERPYRCSKCGMCFSQSSSLITHQRSHTGEKPYECGECGMCFCQSSSLITHQRSHREERSYECSKCGKGFKTSSNLLQHYRIHREERPFQCPDCGKGFKYNSHLIRHQRIHTGERLYECDKCRKRFQTSSHLLLHYRIHTEERPFRCPDCGKGFKHNSTLITHRRIHTGERPYECPQCGKSFSRSSALTQHQRRQH, from the exons atgccccgggacactgaggcag agcaggagctgagcatggagagcagggaggacaaatgcccacggcagaacctggtggaagcggccgttttgagcggctccacggcgcaggaagccaacggggaggaaaagccccggagatgccgcacgaggaggggctgcaaacgcagccggcggggatctgagggggaaagagccagcctgggccgggaaggTGGCCGGAGACGgagccagagctcggagctggtgctccatgagcagctccatgatggggagaagccccacacgtgcgaggagtgtgggaagagcttcaggtggaactccaacctgattgtgcaccagaggatccacactggggagaagccctacgagtgtggggagtgtgggaagagcttcagccagagctcccacCTGATCAGGCatcagaggacccacactggggagaggccatACAGGTGCTCCAAGTGTGGGATGTGCTTCAgtcagagctccagcctgatcacgcaccagaggagccacactggggagaagccctatgaATGTGGAGAGTGTGGGATGTGCttctgccagagctccagcctgatcacgcaccagaggagccacagaGAGGAGAGGTCCTATGAGTGTTCCAAGTGTGGGAAGGGGTTTAagaccagctccaatctcctccagcactatcggattcacagagaggagaggcccttccaatgccccgactgcgggaagggattcaagtacaactcccacctcatccgacaccagcgcatccacacaggggagaggctgtacgagtgtgataaatgcaggaagaggtttcagaccagctcccatctcctcctgcattatcggattcacacagaggagaggcccttccgctgccccgactgtgggaagggattcaagcacaactccaccctcatcacccaccggcgcatccacactggggagaggccctacgagtgtccccagtgtgggaagagcttctccaggagctctgccttgacccaacaccaacggaggcagcactga